Proteins from one Dermacentor variabilis isolate Ectoservices chromosome 1, ASM5094787v1, whole genome shotgun sequence genomic window:
- the LOC142569431 gene encoding uncharacterized protein LOC142569431, which yields MCSLVGAVSAARVGRGIRCTEKPAEDYQVVLPHLPTGASVLNTVFLHADVKARPYRVEHVRDSLARLSLLPEVVALGAYQMNHLWAVTFKDEEGKRKILEAEAFNVKDHRCMVIDPRDRGVRLKLYWLLHGVPDEDVRVALAPFGKVTEISRDKWKVKGCIDKGSTTRSVTLKLNVGLTVDDLPHQLRVAEDMALVFVPGRTPLCLRCRGIGHIRRECRVPRCGVCRRFGHDDSQCVRSYASVTGPLQRDVVSEHMMDAADAEEASREDNDVAKTPAKPLEPSPGAVQEANLGGEPLAAAPETKPETATCDAGVKAASASSSLPQEVGQEATDVEMLMTGSIAAKRAHEDTGNTGISTASGTGEPPTKASTTRRSMIKPKPNVPPGSRVAPKTPPP from the coding sequence ATGTGCTCCCTTGTAGGGGCGGTTTCAGCGGCCCGTGTGGGCCGTGGTATCAGGTGTACTGAAAAGCCGGCTGAAGACTACCAGGTTGTTCTGCCTCATCTGCCCACAGGTGCTTCTGTTTTAAACACCGTTTTTTTGCATGCTGATGTGAAAGCCAGGCCATATCGAGTGGAGCATGTCCGAGATAGCCTTGCACGTCTTTCGTTGCTGCCGGAAGTGGTTGCCCTCGGGGCATACCAAATGAATCACCTGTGGGCAGTGACGTTTAAGGACGAGGAAGGCAAGAGGAAGATATTAGAAGCTGAAGCGTTCAACGTTAAAGACCACCGCTGCATGGTCATCGACCCGCGCGATCGAGGTGTCCGACTGAAGCTATACTGGCTGCTTCATGGCGTACCGGACGAAGACGTTCGAGTGGCTTTGGCGCCGTTTGGAAAAGTGACGGAAATTAGCAGAGACAAGTGGAAGGTCAAGGGCTGCATTGACAAAGGATCAACCACCCGCTCGGTGACGCTGAAATTAAATGTGGGCCTCACTGTGGACGACCTACCACACCAACTGCGTGTTGCTGAGGATATGGCGCTCGTCTTCGTTCCTGGCAGAACGCcgctctgcctccgatgccgtGGCATCGGACACATCCGGCGAGAGTGCCGCGTTCCACGATGTGGGGTCtgtcgtcgcttcggccacgaTGATTCCCAATGTGTGCGCTCTTATGCCAGCGTTACAGGCCCACTCCAAAGGGACGTAGTATCCGAACACATGATGGACGCCGCAGATGCCGAAGAAGCTAGCAGGGAGGACAACGACGTGGCAAAGACTCCTGCAAAGCCCCTTGAACCCTCCCCAGGAGCTGTCCAGGAAGCGAACCTGGGGGGTGAGCCGTTGGCTGCAGCCCCGGAAACGAAGCCAGAGACTGCAACATGCGACGCAGGCGTGAAGGCAGCAAGCGCGTCATCGTCACTGCCGCAAGAAGTCGGCCAGGAAGCAACGGACGTCGAGATGCTTATGACCGGAAGCATCGCTGCAAAGCGTGCTCACGAAGACACTGGCAATACAGGAATATCTACTGCGTCAGGCACCGGCGAACCTCCAACGAAGGCATCGACTACGCGGAGGTCTATGATTAAACCGAAGCCGAACGTGCCGCCTGGCAGTAGGGTGGCCCCTAAAACGCCTCCGCCCTAG